Sequence from the Candidatus Binataceae bacterium genome:
CTCCGGCAGCCATTCCATGCCGGGTTCGAGCGTGACAGTCAGATTACATCGCACGATGACCTCGCATCCGCGCGCGCGGGCGCGCCCCACGATCATCGCGAAATTCTCGTTGAGCTCGGGAGCGCCGCCGGTGATATCGACCGTCGCGATCGATCCACTGTTGCCGAGCAATTCGAGCACGCGCTCCGCCGTGGCGTGCGTCATCTGCTCCACCCGCTTCGGGCCTGCATCGACGTGGCAGTGATTGCAGGCCTGGTTGCAGAGTTTGCCGACGTTCACCTGCATCGTGGTCGGAATCCGCCGGCGCAGAGCACCGAGGCCGTGGCGCGCGAGCGTCGCGTCGAAATTTTCACGCGAGTTCGCGGATGTAGGCGAGGTCGCCATCGCCAGAGTTTACACGCATCGCGCAGATCAGCACCATGGCGTTTTCCGGCACAGCGAGCGATGGGGGAGCATCGACGATGAGTAAAATCTCGGGCCTGAAAACCTATAGCGGCGGATGCCATTGCGGAAAGGTCCGCTTCGAAGCGACGGCGCCGCTCGAATTCGTTGACGAGTGCAACTGTTCGATCTGCACCAAGAAGGCGTACCTGCACTGGGTGGTCCCGCGCGACGCGTTCAAGATGCTGACCGCCGAGGAAAATCTCGCTACTTACTCGTTCAACACTGGCGTCGCGAAGCATCATTTCTGCCGCGCCTGCGGCGTCGCGCCGTTCTACATTCCGCGCTCCGATCCCGACAAGGTCGATGTGAACGCGCGATGCATCGACGGGATCGATCTCGCTAGCCTGCGCGTCGAGAAGTTCGACGGGCGGAACTGGGAGAAGTCCTACGAGACGTATCGCGTCGAGCGGCGCGGCGACAAACCAGAACAGGAGCGCCAGTGACGCGGATCGGATTCATCCGCGACGATTTCGACGTCTTCAAGATCGAAGGCTTCGGTCCGCGGATGGCGAAAATATACGAGCGCATCCGGCCGCGCCTGATTAGGCTCGGCGACGAACTCGTGCCGGAGCTCGCGCGCAAGCTCAAGATGGAATTCCATCCGCACGTCGCGGCGCATCGGCGGCGCACCGTGAATCCTCCAGACGAAACGTGGGCCGCGTTCGGACCCTCGCCGCGCGGCTACAAACGCTACGGGTATCTCGCGCTCGCGATCTCCGCTTCGGGACTCCATGCGCGGGCAGTCGTCAAGACCGAGGCGGATCT
This genomic interval carries:
- a CDS encoding GFA family protein; the protein is MSKISGLKTYSGGCHCGKVRFEATAPLEFVDECNCSICTKKAYLHWVVPRDAFKMLTAEENLATYSFNTGVAKHHFCRACGVAPFYIPRSDPDKVDVNARCIDGIDLASLRVEKFDGRNWEKSYETYRVERRGDKPEQERQ
- a CDS encoding DUF1054 family protein, whose product is MTRIGFIRDDFDVFKIEGFGPRMAKIYERIRPRLIRLGDELVPELARKLKMEFHPHVAAHRRRTVNPPDETWAAFGPSPRGYKRYGYLALAISASGLHARAVVKTEADLRSEMARLIAARSSELEKSFRGTNIARYDKWDFETLPEQLPATAEFFTNVGDELKKKTGVIDIGFGWPLREALRLDRAELLDAYRELEPFYRILRSVVL